A single region of the Bacteroides luhongzhouii genome encodes:
- the prmC gene encoding peptide chain release factor N(5)-glutamine methyltransferase: protein MNRITAYIRQSLQEIYPPEEVKALSMLICCDMLGLDALDIYMGKDIILSECKQRELENIIFRLQKNEPIQYIRGFAEFCGRNFKVASGVLIPRPETAELVELIVEENPNARRLLDIGTGSGCIAISLDKKLPDAEVEAWDISEEALVVARENNDVLEAGVRFLQRDVLADDWEKTPSFDVIVSNPPYVTETEKNEMDANVLDWEPGLALFVPDEDPLRFYNRIARLGSELLLPGGKLYFEINQAYGRETAHILEMNQYRDVRVIRDIFGKDRIVTANR from the coding sequence ATGAATCGTATCACCGCTTACATTCGCCAATCTTTGCAGGAAATCTATCCACCGGAAGAGGTAAAAGCCCTTTCGATGCTGATTTGTTGCGACATGTTAGGTTTAGATGCGCTCGATATTTACATGGGCAAAGATATAATTTTATCCGAATGCAAACAGCGTGAATTAGAAAACATTATATTCCGTTTACAGAAAAATGAGCCTATACAGTACATTCGAGGTTTTGCGGAGTTTTGTGGAAGGAATTTTAAGGTTGCTTCCGGCGTACTGATTCCCCGACCGGAGACTGCGGAACTTGTGGAGCTAATAGTGGAGGAGAATCCGAATGCCCGTCGTCTATTAGATATAGGTACGGGAAGCGGATGTATTGCGATCTCTTTGGATAAAAAACTTCCGGATGCAGAAGTAGAAGCTTGGGATATTTCGGAAGAAGCATTGGTTGTTGCCCGTGAAAACAATGACGTCTTGGAAGCCGGGGTGAGATTTCTACAAAGAGATGTTCTGGCCGATGATTGGGAAAAGACACCGTCTTTCGATGTTATTGTCAGCAATCCGCCTTATGTGACCGAAACGGAAAAGAACGAAATGGACGCTAATGTCCTTGATTGGGAACCGGGACTGGCCCTGTTTGTTCCTGACGAGGACCCTTTACGGTTTTATAATCGCATAGCCCGTCTGGGAAGTGAATTACTCTTGCCGGGTGGGAAACTTTATTTTGAAATCAACCAGGCCTATGGCCGGGAAACAGCACACATACTTGAAATGAACCAATATCGTGATGTTCGTGTTATAAGAGACATATTTGGAAAAGATAGAATAGTTACAGCTAACCGATGA
- a CDS encoding regulatory protein RecX — translation MSAQLTDEEALNRVASYCSTAEHCRAEINEKLQRWGIAYDTIARILDRLESEKFIDDERFCRAFVNDKFRFAKWGKMKIAQELYMKKIPSDVAWRYLNEIDEEEYLSILRDLLASKRKSIHAADDYELNGKLMRFAMSRGFELKDIKRCIDVPDEEEQID, via the coding sequence ATGAGTGCACAATTAACTGATGAAGAGGCTTTAAATCGCGTAGCCTCTTACTGCTCCACTGCCGAGCATTGCCGGGCAGAAATAAATGAGAAGTTACAACGTTGGGGAATAGCCTATGATACCATTGCGCGTATTCTTGACCGACTGGAATCAGAGAAGTTTATCGATGATGAACGTTTCTGCAGAGCTTTTGTGAATGACAAGTTCCGCTTTGCCAAATGGGGAAAAATGAAAATAGCCCAGGAACTTTATATGAAGAAGATCCCATCTGATGTGGCATGGCGTTATTTGAATGAAATTGATGAAGAAGAATACCTTTCTATTCTGCGTGATCTGCTGGCTTCCAAACGGAAAAGTATCCATGCAGCAGACGATTATGAATTGAATGGAAAGCTGATGCGATTCGCTATGAGTCGTGGCTTTGAACTGAAAGATATTAAGCGTTGTATCGACGTTCCTGATGAAGAGGAACAAATTGACTGA
- the pyrE gene encoding orotate phosphoribosyltransferase: MKNLERLFAEKLLKIKAIKLQPANPFTWASGWKSPFYCDNRKTLSYPSLRNFVKIEITRLILERFGQVDAIAGVATGAIPQGALVADALNLPFVYVRSTPKDHGLENLIEGELRPGMKVVVVEDLISTGGSSLKAVEAIRRDGCEVIGMVAAYTYGFPVAEEAFKNAKVTLVTLTNYEAVLDVALRTGYIEEEDIQTLNEWRKDPAHWDAGK, encoded by the coding sequence ATGAAAAACTTAGAGAGACTATTTGCGGAGAAACTGTTGAAGATTAAAGCTATTAAACTTCAACCCGCTAACCCTTTTACATGGGCTTCTGGATGGAAATCCCCCTTTTACTGTGACAACCGTAAAACTCTGTCCTATCCTTCTCTTCGTAATTTTGTGAAGATTGAAATTACACGTCTGATATTGGAACGATTCGGACAGGTGGATGCGATTGCTGGTGTAGCTACAGGCGCTATTCCGCAGGGAGCTTTAGTAGCTGATGCATTGAATCTGCCGTTCGTGTATGTTCGTTCTACCCCCAAAGATCATGGATTGGAAAACCTGATTGAAGGTGAACTTCGTCCGGGTATGAAAGTCGTAGTCGTAGAGGATTTGATTTCTACAGGTGGTAGTAGTTTGAAGGCTGTTGAAGCAATTCGTCGCGATGGTTGCGAAGTAATCGGTATGGTTGCAGCTTATACGTATGGATTCCCGGTAGCAGAAGAGGCATTCAAAAATGCAAAGGTGACTTTGGTAACGTTGACCAATTATGAAGCAGTGCTTGATGTTGCTCTTCGTACAGGTTATATCGAAGAAGAAGACATACAGACATTGAACGAATGGCGTAAAGACCCTGCTCATTGGGATGCTGGAAAATAA
- a CDS encoding SRPBCC family protein, which yields MSNFESSVKVIPYSQERVYNKLSDLSNLEAVKDRLPKDKVQDLSFDSDTLSFSVSPIGQLTLQIVERDPCKCIKLATTNSPLPFNMWIQLVETAEEECKVKVTIGMDLNPFMKAMVQKPLQEGLEKMVDMLAVIEY from the coding sequence ATGAGTAATTTTGAGAGTAGTGTCAAGGTAATACCTTACAGTCAGGAGCGCGTATATAATAAACTTTCGGATTTAAGTAATCTGGAAGCAGTCAAAGACCGTTTGCCAAAAGATAAGGTGCAGGATTTGAGTTTTGATTCGGACACGTTGAGTTTTAGTGTTTCTCCTATTGGACAATTGACTTTGCAAATTGTAGAGCGCGATCCTTGTAAGTGTATAAAATTGGCAACAACTAACTCTCCTCTTCCTTTTAATATGTGGATTCAATTGGTTGAAACTGCAGAAGAAGAGTGTAAAGTGAAGGTAACTATCGGAATGGACCTTAATCCATTTATGAAAGCAATGGTGCAGAAACCTCTCCAGGAAGGTTTGGAGAAGATGGTTGATATGCTGGCAGTTATTGAATATTAA